In Actinoplanes derwentensis, the following proteins share a genomic window:
- a CDS encoding alpha-amylase family glycosyl hydrolase, whose amino-acid sequence MNGWIDHAVWWHIYPLGFTGALDADAGAAGPGLGLGPGHRLTRLVDWLDYAVELGASGLQLGPIFASETHGYDTVDHFRVDPRLGDDADFDKLVGAARERGLHLLLDGVFNHVGRSFPAPDHWFRRTESGDLAVFEGHHGLVALDHDEPEVLDHVVRVMDHWLTRGASGWRLDAAYAVSPRFWAAALDRVRPRHPGAWFTGEVIHGDYAAYLQESGLDSISQYELWKAIWSSLNDRNLFELAWALDRHGTVLDAGLPLTFTGNHDVTRLASRLTDERHLGHALAVLFTVGGVPSVYYGDEQAFRGVKEERPGGDDEIRPPFPAGPGELAPFGWPTYRLHQRLIGVRRRNPWLSHARTSHAHLANETAALVSTAPGDPTRRIVTLLNVGDAPFTFPIDHTGLTLLESDTPGDGRPSATVPPHGWSILG is encoded by the coding sequence ATGAACGGCTGGATCGACCACGCTGTCTGGTGGCACATCTACCCACTCGGCTTCACCGGTGCACTCGACGCCGACGCCGGCGCCGCTGGCCCTGGCCTTGGCCTTGGCCCTGGGCATCGGCTCACCCGGCTGGTCGACTGGCTGGACTACGCCGTTGAGCTGGGTGCTTCCGGGCTTCAGCTCGGGCCGATCTTCGCCTCGGAGACCCACGGTTACGACACGGTGGACCATTTCCGCGTCGACCCGCGTCTCGGGGACGACGCCGATTTCGACAAGCTCGTCGGCGCGGCCCGGGAGCGGGGCCTGCACCTGCTGCTCGACGGGGTGTTCAACCATGTGGGGCGGAGCTTCCCGGCGCCCGATCACTGGTTCCGGCGCACCGAGTCCGGCGATCTGGCGGTGTTCGAGGGCCACCACGGCCTGGTCGCTCTCGATCACGACGAGCCCGAGGTCCTCGACCACGTGGTGCGGGTGATGGATCACTGGCTGACCCGGGGCGCGTCCGGGTGGCGGCTCGACGCGGCCTACGCGGTGTCGCCCCGCTTCTGGGCCGCGGCGCTCGACCGGGTGCGGCCACGGCATCCCGGCGCGTGGTTCACCGGCGAGGTGATCCACGGTGACTACGCCGCCTATCTCCAGGAGAGCGGCCTCGACTCGATCAGTCAGTACGAGTTGTGGAAAGCGATCTGGAGCAGCCTCAACGACCGCAATCTCTTCGAACTGGCGTGGGCGCTCGACCGGCACGGCACCGTGCTCGACGCCGGTCTGCCGCTCACTTTCACCGGCAACCACGACGTCACTCGCCTGGCCAGCCGCCTCACCGACGAGCGGCACCTAGGACACGCGCTCGCAGTGCTGTTCACGGTCGGCGGCGTGCCGAGTGTCTACTACGGCGACGAGCAGGCGTTCCGCGGCGTCAAGGAGGAGCGGCCCGGCGGCGACGACGAGATCCGGCCGCCGTTCCCGGCCGGTCCCGGAGAGCTTGCCCCGTTCGGCTGGCCGACCTACCGCCTGCACCAGCGACTGATCGGCGTCCGCCGCCGCAACCCGTGGCTCAGCCACGCCCGCACCAGCCATGCCCACCTGGCCAACGAGACGGCTGCCCTGGTCTCCACCGCGCCCGGCGACCCCACCCGCCGAATCGTCACGCTGCTCAACGTCGGCGACGCACCGTTCACTTTCCCGATCGACCACACGGGCCTGACCCTCTTGGAGTCAGACACCCCCGGCGACGGCCGGCCCTCGGCAACCGTCCCACCCCACGGCTGGTCGATCCTGGGCTGA